The following proteins are encoded in a genomic region of Thermaerobacter sp. FW80:
- the tnpB gene encoding IS607 family element RNA-guided endonuclease TnpB, with protein MKVLQAYRFALDPTPRQERVLASHVGARRFAFNWGLALVKERLEARARGEDVEVPWTLPALRREWNRQKHLVAPWWRENSKEAYSSGLDGLARALQNWSKSRKGERKGRRVGFPRFRKKGRGRESVRFTTGAIRVDDQSHVVLPRIGRVKTHEPTTALLRRIEAGAARILSATVSREGGRWFVSFTCEVERQPGRPRFPWRVVGVDAGVRHLAVLSTGEVWPNPRPLEKALRKIARSSRALARRQKGSRGWQKARRRLARLHARARNIRQDALHKLTHHLATTYGVVVVEQLHVVGMRKNRRLARALADAALAEIRRQLRYKCAWHGAVLVEAPPFYPSSKRCSRCGAIKPSLPLSQRVFRCEECGLVLDRDENAARNLAALVAGVAGSGPETLNARGRDVRPAVQQAVPEEAGSRHRLIAG; from the coding sequence ATGAAGGTTCTTCAAGCGTACCGCTTCGCCCTGGACCCCACACCCCGCCAGGAACGGGTGCTGGCCTCCCATGTGGGCGCCCGCCGCTTCGCCTTCAACTGGGGCCTGGCCCTGGTGAAAGAGCGCCTGGAAGCCCGTGCCCGGGGCGAGGATGTGGAGGTGCCCTGGACCCTGCCCGCCTTGCGGCGGGAGTGGAACCGGCAAAAGCACCTCGTCGCCCCCTGGTGGCGGGAGAACTCCAAGGAAGCCTATTCCTCGGGCCTTGACGGGCTGGCCCGGGCGCTGCAGAACTGGTCGAAGAGCCGCAAGGGTGAACGCAAGGGCCGCCGGGTTGGCTTTCCCCGCTTTCGGAAGAAGGGGCGGGGTCGTGAGTCCGTGCGGTTCACCACCGGCGCGATCCGGGTGGACGACCAAAGCCACGTTGTCCTGCCCCGGATCGGGCGGGTGAAGACCCACGAGCCGACCACGGCCCTGCTCCGGCGCATCGAAGCGGGGGCGGCTCGCATCCTCTCAGCCACGGTGTCGCGGGAAGGCGGCCGGTGGTTCGTCAGCTTCACCTGCGAGGTGGAGCGGCAGCCGGGCCGGCCCCGGTTCCCCTGGCGGGTGGTGGGCGTGGACGCGGGGGTGCGGCACCTGGCAGTCCTTTCGACGGGCGAGGTGTGGCCGAACCCGCGGCCCCTGGAAAAAGCGCTCCGAAAGATCGCCCGGTCCAGCCGCGCCCTGGCTCGCCGCCAGAAGGGCAGCCGGGGGTGGCAAAAGGCCCGCCGCCGGCTGGCCCGGCTTCATGCGCGGGCCCGGAACATCCGCCAGGATGCCCTTCACAAGCTGACGCACCATCTGGCGACCACCTATGGCGTGGTGGTCGTCGAACAGCTGCACGTGGTGGGCATGAGGAAGAACCGCCGGCTCGCCCGGGCGCTGGCCGATGCGGCCCTGGCGGAGATCCGCCGCCAGCTCAGGTATAAGTGTGCCTGGCACGGGGCGGTCCTGGTCGAAGCGCCGCCATTCTATCCCAGCAGCAAACGTTGTTCCCGGTGCGGCGCGATCAAGCCGTCGCTGCCGCTTTCGCAGCGTGTTTTCCGCTGTGAGGAATGTGGGCTCGTGCTGGACCGGGACGAAAACGCGGCCCGGAATCTCGCGGCCTTGGTGGCCGGCGTCGCCGGGAGTGGCCCGGAGACGTTAAACGCCCGTGGACGGGATGTAAGACCTGCTGTCCAGCAGGCAGTCCCGGAAGAAGCGGGAAGCCGGCACCGGCTCATTGCCGGGTAA
- a CDS encoding IS607 family transposase, which yields MKLSEWAKREGISYITAWRWWKAGRLPVPARQTPSGTILVDLPAPAKGKTVVYARVSSHDQKSDLDRQVARVTAWATEHGFHVDQVVTEIGSGLNGKRAKFRRLLADASVATIVVEHRDRLARFGVEYLEAALAAQGRRIVVVDPSESTDDLVRDMIEVLTSFCARLYGRRGARNRALRALAAARRGDAE from the coding sequence ATGAAGCTCTCCGAGTGGGCCAAGCGTGAAGGAATCAGTTACATCACCGCCTGGCGTTGGTGGAAGGCGGGTCGGCTGCCCGTCCCTGCCCGGCAGACCCCATCCGGGACCATCCTCGTGGACCTGCCTGCTCCGGCGAAAGGGAAGACGGTGGTGTACGCCCGCGTTTCCTCTCACGACCAGAAGAGCGATCTCGACCGTCAAGTGGCCCGGGTCACGGCATGGGCGACGGAGCATGGATTTCATGTGGACCAGGTAGTCACGGAAATCGGGTCCGGGCTGAATGGGAAACGGGCGAAGTTTCGCCGACTTCTGGCCGACGCATCGGTTGCCACCATTGTGGTGGAACACCGTGATCGGTTGGCCCGCTTTGGGGTGGAGTACCTGGAAGCCGCTCTCGCAGCACAGGGACGGCGGATCGTGGTCGTGGATCCAAGCGAATCAACGGATGACCTTGTGCGCGACATGATTGAAGTGTTGACCTCCTTCTGCGCTCGATTGTACGGCCGGAGGGGGGCGCGCAATCGGGCCCTGCGAGCCTTGGCGGCAGCCCGTAGGGGCGATGCCGAATGA
- a CDS encoding IS256 family transposase: MSRIPPSQQLAELARQLAAQAREGTEVEDLTHALVRLGARKLIQELLEAEVTELLGRGRYERREPGQEGARNGYKPRTLRCAEGRLEIDVPQVRGMEGLCQPTLWRALKRRTDVLERLVVEMYARGLSTRDIEDALAELAGSEAPLLSRSTVSRITEALHEEFEAFAQRDLSGLDVVYLFADAIDESLRRQAGCREGILVTWAILSDGSKVLVHLSLGNKERYEDWLEHFRDLVRRGLKTPLTVTTDGAPGLIQAVEAMWPEAERIRCWVHKMRNVLDKVPEEARPVLKPYLEAIRDAPDIEQGRRLVAEVVERFGREYPSAMRSLQEDLEASLAHLRLPAAHRKHVRTTNLVERSFEEERRRAKVIPRFRSERECLKLVFAVLWRASERWRRVQFSEHERKQLERYIEERQRQRAAQKEVSPAATVA; this comes from the coding sequence ATGTCCAGGATACCACCCAGCCAGCAGTTGGCGGAGCTGGCCCGGCAGCTGGCCGCGCAGGCCCGGGAGGGTACTGAGGTCGAGGACCTGACCCATGCCCTCGTCCGCCTGGGCGCCCGCAAGCTCATCCAGGAGCTGCTGGAGGCAGAGGTCACGGAGCTTTTGGGGCGCGGACGCTACGAGCGGCGCGAGCCTGGCCAGGAAGGCGCCCGCAACGGCTACAAGCCGCGGACGCTGCGTTGCGCCGAGGGGCGGCTCGAGATCGACGTCCCCCAGGTGCGGGGCATGGAGGGACTGTGCCAGCCCACGCTGTGGAGGGCCCTCAAGCGGCGGACGGACGTGCTGGAGCGCCTGGTGGTGGAGATGTACGCCCGGGGCCTCTCTACCCGGGACATCGAGGATGCGCTGGCGGAGCTGGCGGGCAGCGAAGCGCCGCTTTTGAGCCGGTCCACCGTGAGCCGGATCACCGAGGCGCTCCACGAGGAGTTCGAGGCCTTTGCCCAGCGGGACCTGTCAGGCCTCGACGTGGTGTACCTGTTCGCCGACGCCATCGACGAGTCGCTGCGCCGGCAGGCGGGCTGCCGTGAGGGCATCCTGGTCACCTGGGCCATCTTGAGCGACGGCAGCAAGGTGCTGGTGCACCTGAGCCTGGGCAACAAGGAGCGCTACGAGGACTGGCTGGAGCACTTCCGGGATCTGGTGCGCCGGGGGCTGAAGACGCCGCTGACGGTGACGACGGACGGGGCGCCGGGGCTGATCCAGGCGGTGGAAGCCATGTGGCCGGAGGCGGAGCGCATCCGCTGCTGGGTGCACAAGATGCGGAACGTGCTGGACAAGGTGCCGGAGGAGGCGCGGCCCGTGCTCAAGCCCTACCTGGAGGCGATCCGGGACGCACCGGATATCGAGCAGGGCCGGCGGCTGGTGGCCGAGGTGGTGGAGCGGTTCGGGCGGGAGTATCCCTCGGCCATGCGGAGCCTGCAGGAGGACCTGGAAGCGAGCCTGGCGCACCTGCGGCTACCCGCCGCCCACCGCAAGCATGTCCGGACCACCAACCTGGTGGAGCGCAGCTTCGAGGAGGAGCGGCGGCGCGCCAAGGTGATCCCGCGGTTTCGGAGCGAGCGGGAGTGCCTGAAGCTAGTCTTCGCCGTGCTGTGGCGGGCGAGTGAGCGCTGGCGGCGGGTGCAGTTCAGCGAGCACGAACGAAAGCAGCTGGAGCGCTACATCGAGGAGCGGCAACGGCAAAGAGCGGCGCAGAAAGAGGTTTCACCCGCTGCCACCGTGGCATGA